In the Alistipes provencensis genome, CCGACGTCTTCGTGCGCCCCTCCCCCTCGGCAGGGTCGCTGGGCGGCGTGGCCCGCAAGACCCGCGAGACGATCGTGCTGTGCGAAGCCGCCGGGTTCGACGTCATCTTCATCGAAACGGTGGGCGTCGGGCAGTCGGAGACCGCCGTGCATTCGATGGTCGACCTCTTTATGTTATTGCAAATTTCGGGCGCAGGCGACGAGTTGCAGGGTATCAAGCGCGGCATTATGGAGATGGCCGACCTGATGGTCATCACCAAGGCCGACGGCGAGAACATCCACAAAGCGGAGCTGGCCCAGACGCAGTTCCAAGGCGCCCTGAGGCTTTTTCCGGTGCCCGAATCGGGCTGGCGGCCCAAGGTCTACACCTCGTCGGCCGTGACCAAGGCGGGTCTGGAGGAGGTCTGGAAGGGCGTCGAGGAGTATCTCGACCACATCGAGAAAAACGGCTATTTCCAGCACAACCGCAACCGGCAGAACAAATACTGGATGTACGAGACGATCAACGAGGCGCTGCGCGGGAGTTTCTACCACAATCCGGCCGTCGAGGCCCGCATCGGAGAGTATGAGACACGCGTGCTGGAGGACAGGATTTCGTCGTTCATTGCCGCCAAGGAGCTGCTGGAGATCTACTTCGACAAGAAACCCAAGCCTTAGACAAACTTCGGCATACGGCAAAAAATCCCCGCAGAAAAAAATCTGCGGGGATTTTAAATTGTCCGTCAGGCGTGCTGGTGTTCGGGATGCTCTTCCACATAAACCGCGCGCAGACGCCCGGCGAGTTCCGGGACGCCCTCGGCGGCGTGTTTGCGGATCACCTCCAGCGGATTGCGGATGCCCCGGATGGCCGGGCGGCCCGGATCGACGACGTAAACCGGAATTTCGGGCCGGATGCACCGCACGAGCGACGCGGCGGGATAGACCGCCAGCGACGTGCCTATCACCACGAAGATATCGGCTTCGGCGGCAAGCGCCGAAGCGCGCTCGAACTCGGGAACCGGTTCGCCGAAAAAGACGATATGCGGGCGCAGCAGCGAGCCGT is a window encoding:
- the meaB gene encoding methylmalonyl Co-A mutase-associated GTPase MeaB, which translates into the protein MSFTKIDHYEKEYADTHHDTALNVTEGVEDQPIVSPYFKRRKKRALSTGEYVAGILAGNITTLSQAITLVESSNPAHYAQAQEIIEACLPHAGKSVRIGITGVPGAGKSTFIEAIGNMVVGLRHKLAVLAIDPSSERSGGSILGDKTRMESICNNPDVFVRPSPSAGSLGGVARKTRETIVLCEAAGFDVIFIETVGVGQSETAVHSMVDLFMLLQISGAGDELQGIKRGIMEMADLMVITKADGENIHKAELAQTQFQGALRLFPVPESGWRPKVYTSSAVTKAGLEEVWKGVEEYLDHIEKNGYFQHNRNRQNKYWMYETINEALRGSFYHNPAVEARIGEYETRVLEDRISSFIAAKELLEIYFDKKPKP